The nucleotide window gagcTCCCCACGAggcctgcaggcagcaccagcTTTGCTCAAGCATGCAGATCCAAGGTGCTCCCTCTCTCCTATTACTTCTCGCTAATCTGGGGTAATTtaagtttttcctttccaaatcatAAATCCTTGTGATTTATTATTTGTTtggcctctgctgcttgtatttttaatgtgtctCACTAGAGCTATCAGCAGACTGGTACTACATTGATTTAATGCTCTGAGATAAAAAGCTCAGACTTCTACACTGACTTCTTGCTGGGGCTTTGCTCTCTTGATTCAAGAGTCCCTCAGTGTTGCctccagagcactgtcaccctgCAGCAAACTCATCCATGGACTTCAGGACAGAATTGGGACAGCCAGGTTGGTGACACAACTCCCACAGGCTGGGTTTATTCACTGCTCTCtggccacagcacagcactcgGTGTCAGTGCCTCTGGAGAAGCGTGGAGGGCAGGGCTCggggaggctgtgccagggcaggatttgacctaaaggcaccaggaagcaCCAACCCTGCAGACAAGAACTCAACTCTTGTCATCTCccttcctgccagaggcaggctcagagcagcCACCTCAGAGCTCTCTAAAGCAGTGTGGGCTCTCTCCTTACCAGGCTCCTCGGGTTCCAGGGAACTGTTCCTGCAGCTCTCGGTGCCAGTCaaagctccctctgctgcagccttcctcacagcctccccTCCTGAATTGtcctgaaaagaaaaccagaaagaaagaaacccaaagatcACTCACTATTTTCTGCAGGGACACCAGAGCTCAGAGCCTGCaacatttccttctcttaaggaagaaaatgcttttgaaaacgGCTGTGTGTGAGATTACCGAAGACAAAAGGCCTTCAACAGTCCAGAAGATTGACTTCTCAAACACAGTCCAAAAGCTGTCCCAGCTGACAACGTTGAACGTGGGGAGTGACAATGAACACATGGAGTGGGCACTGAGGAAGGAgtcctgccagctcctggcacaggggtgTGCTCCTCCCTCCAAAGCCCTGAGCAGAACAGGCTCATCCAGGCAGCAGCTTTACAGGGACTGCATGGGAGCACACATCTCTTCCCACAGAGATGCCCAAGAGGAAGGTGCTTGAGCTCTGGAACACGGAGAGCAAGACTGGCAAGCTTGCCCAGCTGAGGATTTCCCAGACAGAAGCAGGACAGGAGGCACCAGGTTACTGAGAGGAGCagaaagctgcagctccagcccatccccaagCACGGCTCTGGCAGCGCCTGCACGCTCGGCAcggctcacacagcagcagcagcagcagctgcagcccagcccttgctttgccttggccttcccacccaaaacaggcagagcccactgctgctgctgctgtcagggagGCACCTCTCGCATGCCCCTCCCTGCACGGGACCCTTTGCCTTCAGTGGCAATTCTCCccacactcttctcttctgtcccaTCACACAAAGCCTCTTAGAACCTTCAAAGCTTCCACTTCCTCACCACAAATGCCCCCGCACCAGGAATTCTTCCCAGCAAAAGGAGCACTCAAACTTGGCCAACACCTCTCCTCCTCACTAAGGGCTATCCCCCTTCTCATTCCCTCTTCTTTTGGAGATCGTGCTTTGCCAAGCAAATCCTCCCCTGTCCATTCACAGCTGAGCTCAAGAAGCCTTTCCTTCTCAGCCATGCAACAACATTCACAGCTCTCAGTCCAGTCCCTTTCATCCCTGTCCAATGGAGTTACCTGAGCCAAGGGAGACCTCTCAGGCAGGGAGGACGAAAGCATCTCCTCCAGCGTCTCAAGCACAAGGTCCACATCCAGCGGTGGCAATTCCTCTTCCCCAGGACTATTCCAAGCCCAGCTGGAGGCTGTCCATGCTGcccagccagcactgccagctggagcactggggGCTGGATGGCCTGGTGTGGCTGCAGGAATCCAAACACATTAGTCAGGCTCCAGAATGTGGCTTTGGGATGCAGAGCTCTACTGCTGCCTTGCAGCAAACATCACAGGAAGCACACAGCAAACTCAATTCCAGAACTCACGCTCCTGAGCACCGGCACTTGTACTGGAAGggcctggaggcagctctgaaaCCGCAGGTGAGGCAGCAGCGAGGTTCTGGCGCGAGGGAGCtgtggagcagagagggaagaagaaaggaagcaaagggAAGGCTGGGTCATTACTGGTCTTTGGGTgtgtttcccttggcagcaactGTACTTCTATCAGGAAAGGCAAAAGCTCCCATCCTCCCAAGCAGGGTGACAAAGGAAAACATCCCCACGTGTTCTGGGCCTTTGCAACAACCAATTCTAGTTAGCTCTCCCCTATTCATTCAACCACTGAAAAAACTGTGCCGCTGCAATCCCCTGGCAGGAGGCAACTGCCACAAACCCAACTGCCAGgtcctttcccctctgctccaaaggGACACAAAACTTTAAAATCACAAAGTATAACCACAAATCCTATCTCCCCAGCAGCTTTTGGATTGGGCTGCTTAAGTTTCTCATCATGCTGGACCACAGCAAGTGGATGCACCcaggaagagctgaaatctTCAGAAACACACACCGAAATTAAACTGTGACTTTATTCTAATAACAACCTTGTGCGTGAGGCCGTATTCTGCAGCTGCAACTGTTCTGGGGCACACAGAGCTCACTGAAATTTAACAGCATTCTTTGCAGGAGAGGCAATCTGTAAGCTCTGCAATATCCTATCACCATCCTAGTTTGGCTTCAATCAATGAAAGAGGGGAGTTCACCCAACACTGACCACTTGTCAGGCAATGCTTTTCGCCTCGCCCTTGCACCTCAGCACAGAGGCTGTCTGGAAAATGCCCAGGAGAGGCTCCATATGCggaggaaggacaggaaaagcagacagaGCATTCTTTTGCATTCAAGGTCCCTCTTGCTAGGCGACTTGACACTTTCTACCTGCTTCTCACCTGAGATCTACCCATGGCAGAGCACTGCGGGAAAATACTTCAAACGGTCGCTTTCCAGGACCTGTCTGAAAAGCAAGGGTAGAAACTCTTTCCCTACCTGATGGGCTGCGGGCTGGAGTGTGCTGCTCTGAGGacgtgcagctgctgctctcgcAAAGGGCCCTGGAAGTGGCTTGATGGTCGATGCAAACCAGGCGAACCATGAGCTCAGGGCGGCGTTTCAGGTCCACGCGAACCAGCGGAACGGTGAGCTTACGCAGATGAAATTTGCGAATGAGGGCGATTGATGGTTCCTCTGATGAAGCCCCTGGAAGTCTGGAGGTTGCAGACACTTTcttgggaggtgctggggaagCCCCTGACTCCTGAGCACCTGCACTTCGCCTGGAAGggcctggaggcagctctgaaccctCAGGTGAGGCAGCAGCGAGGTTCTGGCGCGAGGGAGCTGCGGAGCagtgagggaagaagaaaggaagcaaagggAAGCCTGCGTCACTATTGGTCCTCAGGTATGTTTTCCTTGGCAGCAACTGTACTTCTATCAGGGAAGACAAAAGCTCCTATCGTCCCAAGCAGggtgacaaagaaaaaaatccccacatgtTCTGGGCCTTTGCGAACACCAATTCCTTGTCAATTTAGCGCTCCCCTGCTCGTTCAACCGTCTGGGAAAACTGTCCCGCTGCAATTCCCTGGCAGGAGGCAACAGCCACAAAGCCAACTGCCAggtctttcccctctgctccaaaggGACAGGAGGCTCCCTCCAGCTGGCCCTGACCGCGACCGAGCCCTCGGCACTCACACGCACTTACGGAGAGCTCCCCAGGCATCCCAGGGCCGGGCAAGGAGCAGCGCCAGCCACGGCGCAGGGCTGCGCCAGCTGCAGGCCCAGCGGGCCAGGGTGTTTGCTGtgagcgcagccccggcgggaccgtcccgcagccccggcagcgcggcacagccggcaccgctcccgggccctgccggcacagctgccttgcccaaggacagcccctgtgccgcccGGGCCGGCCGCGCTGAgcggccccagcacgggcagggcccgcgGCCAAAGCCCACGCCAGCCTCCGTGCCCGCAGCTCCCACCCCGTCTCACCGGCCCTGCGGGGCTCCTGGAAGCGGCTGCGCGGGCGCCTGCGCTCCTCCCGCCCGGCCGCAGGTCGCTGCCTCTTGGCTCTGGTGCAGCGCCTGatgcagaggaggaggtgggggcGGTCGCGGCGAAACCAGGGGTTGCGGTAGTGGAGGCACGCCCCGGCATCGCCCGGCACAGCCGCGCCAACGCGGCCCGCCGCCTCATGGAAGCCGTAGCGGCTCAGCTGGCAAAGGAAGCTGCGGAACCGCGTGGCTTTGAAGGCGTCCGGGGACATGGCCGCCCCCTCTCGGCCCGCCCCGTGGGGGCCGGCcgggctgagcagctcctgctcaaagaGGGCGCGGTCGatgagcagcccctggccctggctgtcccagcgCACGGAGCGGACGCGGGGGCTGTTCGCCAGGCGCCACAGCTTGGCGGGGAAGGTGCGGGCGTCGAGCCCGGCGGGCAGCGGCAGCTCGGCCATCGCGCCTGTCGCCCACTGGCGCCGCAACGGCCGCAGCGCAACGGCCGCGGCTGCACCGGCGGCGCGCGGCCTGAGGGGGGCGCTGCGCTCGGCCCCGCGCGGGAACGAGCGGCACaaagccggggctgcgggcacagcgcgggcggggcggctccCGGGGCGCTGCCCGGGCGCGGCACGGACCGGAGCGGGGCAaaccctttctttctctgcgTGGCATCGGCCTTCTGGCCTTGGTGTGCAGCACAACCCCAAACCACCGAGGCATGCGCAGAGAGGAACTTTCGGAGAGGGGGTCCAAACGGAGGAGTCCCGTGGGAAACTCGGGTTCCTCTTTGTCCAGGGAAAGCAAAACCGCTCTGTGTTCAGCATAGctgaagggaggaaaaaggtcTTCGACTGAGTAGCTTCACTGTTTAGGTTGGGGTTGCAAACAGAGTTCTCCACTTCAAAGCACACGGGTCAAatgggacaaggggaaatgatgACCAGGAGAGACTTGAGGACATtctttttgcctcttttccAGCCAGCTGGCTGGTTCTTTCTCACTGTCTCTGCCTGTCTTCAGCAGATTTGGCACATTTCTCATTCTTTGGAATCAGAAGCGGCAACAGGAAGGGGCAGCAATTTTGTCAGCGTTGCCATCAAAGTTAAAATCCTGCCCCGTGGAAGGATGTTGCTTTCCCCAAGGGCTTAATGGCCTACAGTTGCAGTGAACTCACGCTGGTGTCTTCAGCAAgatgttttgcctttttctttcctcaggaaTCACCTCTTCTCTtctttattttccccatttggggGTGAGTTCCAGTGCAAAATCCCTCCTGTAGCCAAGTCTTTTCAATGGAGACTGAAAAGGGAGATCTTGCAAAGATCTGTGCTtagtgtcacttgttctttttattttaaattctctcTTGACTCTTGAACTGGAAACACTTTTCAGTCATAGCTGGGGAAAAACAGACttattttccccctctttttaaatttatgcctttttttttttaatgtctttgcaTCGTTTAACCCTGAGGGCTCATGTGAGTATGTTTGGTGCTATGGCATAAGCTCAtcccacacacagagcagatgCTCTCCTTACATCCAGCTTTGTCCTGAGTTCCAGCTAACACTGCCTTCTCTTGCCCTCCTTCCAGGTCCCTTTGTGAGGAGCCCTGCCCTGTCACTTCAGTCCCTGCTCTGTGGGTGACATGCTGACCCAAGGAGAGTTGGTCTCATCACATTCTGGAATAGTCTTTTGCACTGAGTGGTTTAAAGATGCCCTGTCATCTCTTCCTCTGTGTGCTGGCTTTCTCAGAAAAATTGAAACCCACTAGCTAGAAAATCTCTTCCCAATTCCTCTTAAATATCTTTAAACGGTACCTGAATTATGAATGATCCACCTCGGTGGGATGGGGTTTGTCTTTCTTTAAACGCAGTGTAACAACTCTTGTAAAAATTATCCCAGCGACTGAATTGCAACAACATTTCTAAGGAATAGGCAAAAAGGAGAAGACAGGAGCTCAGAAGAGAAGGGACATCTTTCCCCATGTTTCGTGGCCCTTATTTCCCACACATTTGTCTATGTGCTGCTTCATCCAGAAAAGCCTCTTTGAAGATCTCCTCTGTACTCTCTGTGAGTTATGAGAAACACACGATCACTGGACCGGTGCCCTGCTGGAGATGAGGAAGCAGGTGGCTGAAGAGCGGATTGTCCATCGGAAAGTTTAGTCACCCCTGTAGTATGGTTATGGTTGCATTGACTTTTCCACAGTACTCTGTGGCTAAGAATGAGAAGTTACCCTTAGCTGTGTTTTGAGGATGCTGAAACTTGAAAagaagtgatgccttttcctggtcttaaaatcaggagtcacacacggttagaaggggaaaagggattttaccttggtatttattttaaggatccttaggtgtacacgtccaggtcatatacatcgagatgtaccccaccgagtctatctctgtcttcgtcttctgtctccacacctctctctccccccaacattgggtatagtattataggttttactaattagcatatctatcaaagattccccaataagaggctcaagtgagcccccttccccaaggaactctcccctggatggttctatcttggtttacagaatgtgttctggagaggaccttggggtctggggcacactgatctctggctacgaagcttctaaaatgttttgtctcttagcttaacaaacaagtccaagaatgtaggcaaaaaagcactaggaatacagaagttgtaaaaaggtataacaggggtataaaggaaagggcaaaaatcttcatggcatcagaagTGTGCTTATCTTGTGTCTGGCAGCATGACTCTTCCCCAATTTTCTACCCTACTGGTAGAATTTAATGTCGGTTACAGACACCACAAGGCAAATCATGGGTATTACATTTCAGTGTTTGGGCCAAAAATTGGCTTAAAAAtttacaacagaaaaggttattaggttttaggaaagaaaaatccttaaaacTGTGGTATATGATTTTagattaagatttttttctaaaaattactCCTTGCCcctgtaaaaataatttgcagAGAACATAACTCAGGGTGCAGGCCTGATCACTTTAAGTATTATTGCTGTTCCgtgtctttcctttttccctacatGGCACTGTAGCTTTTGAATCACAATTTTTACCactttgaaaatgcagttttcgTGGTTTTCCTACTGGTGAATACTTACCAGTTCCAAGTTAAAGAGTAGTCAGTTCTGAAAGTGAAATATGCcttatgtaaatatattttttcactaGTCTCCTGGTATTATGTGCAACAGGGCAACATCAAAACACTCTATACTGACTTATTTTTGAGAAGCTGTtagaaattattaatattttcagtatatCTGCAATACATTAGTGTGTGTTTCAGGTGAAACTGTCCCTTGTGCTCTTCTGCTAGCATGTAGGATCTCCTTGCAGCGTAGGAAGACACAATTTTCACTTTCTGATTGGCCCACAGCTGTGTCACTGCCTTCACCTTTCCATCTCAGATGCTCAGACAGTTTTTCCTCCAACACCTGCGATAGCAATGTCCCTTAAGGTGATGCAGACATGGTGGGCATGCAGCACCCAAGCTGTTCCTGATCTTCTGGGAACTAACTGCTGGTCCTGAACCCATCCTTTGCTGTTTACTTCTATACCGTACTTGTGGCAAAGGCTGTTCCTGCCAGTGTTGTAGGTTACTTGGTCTAACCACAGCAGCATGAAGAGTAGaagctgaagaaagaaatgtctGTTTTTCTGACCAATTTACCTGGAGTCTGGATTTGGACTTACATTGCTGATAGAAGTGAGAAATTCCTGGCAAACGATTCCTGGGAAACAAGTAATAAGTCATTGAATTTAGCATGTATTTCTTGGGTTCCTTGGCTACAGAATGGGGAAGAGAATCTTCatcactttcttcctccttacaGATGTGGTTTTAACCCAGTATGGGAACACCTAGACCCCAAGTTTGACATAACTAAAAATATTTGCCTAGGAGGTAGAATCCCATCAGGCAAAGGGAATCTTACTGCAACAGCAGGTACAGAGCATCCACGCTTTTGAGTCCAGTGAATTCAAAACACAGGTTTTGAAACCAACACTTAGGGGGCCACCTTAGTCCCTGGACTTTAGAGGGTAAGAAGAGAGAACATAAAGTCTGTTATACAAAAACCAGAACCACAAAGCAAAACTTCATGGTAACTGCCCTGAAACCGCACCTCAGTTTTAGGACGAACTTGGTCTGAAATGCTTCTTCACTGAActtcacaagcagcttctgcctctttctgtttGCTCCCTTGGGTTTCTTTGTCTGCAAACACCATCTCAGGTTGTTCTAGTGCTGCTCCCCCCGACTAAAATCTctctgcacattctgcagcctCCACTGAATATCTGCATGAACTGCTTTGTGTGATGTCTGCACAAGTCTTGTTAAACCTGAAGCTGTGATGCCCTGGTTTGGGTCAGCCTGTCTCCTGGACATGCTGCTCACGTCTGCCAGGATGGTTCTCCTCCCTCAAGTGAGCTGAGCTAGTGGAAGCGCTCCAGGGACGTTTAAGAGCGCAGCTACCTCAGGTGGAAGAAATTCTCATCGTCTGTGCCCGTTCAGGCTGGCTGTGACTGTGCCGAGGGGAAATGGCATTTGTTACCTGAGTAGCTCCAGGAGGACTAAAGGTCATGGTGAAATGCTCTGGTGAGGGCTGTGGCAAAGGAACAAAACTGGGATTAAGGGGAGTTTTCAGTAATAACTGCATCTCGTTCTGGCTGCTGTCACAGGTAGTTTAGTCACTGGCTAAGGTAGCTCAGAAGTGATTTTGGAATACTGCTGTTGGACTTTACATGGTATGGACTCTTCCTCATCCAGATGTGTGGCTGTGAGCCTGTGTGTTTATCAGTGACACACAAGCTGAGAGAGGCAGACAAATTCTGCAGGGCTCCTGGGGTTCAGGTGCCCTCCGGCATCCTTCTGCTTGCTGGAAAAGCCTCTTGCCAAGCAATGGAAGAAATATCTCCCTCTTCTTGTCCAGGAGTATCAACTTGGCCACCTGTATCTTGCAGCTCATGTCAAGGGAAGTACTGGGGACCTGGACATCTCAGACTCAAAACTCACCTCATATGTTTGCTGTGTCCTTCAGTAAAGAATGTCTTCTTACCAGAGGAACTTGAAGACATTCTAGACCtaagccaaaagaaaaaaaaagaaaagaaaagaaagaaattaaagcatccattgtcaGTATTTAGGataaagaaaatgcagataTTTGCAAAAGGACCAagtgaagaaatgaagaaacaaagcagGGTTTATTCTATTAAAGCTAGGAATAAAAATCTGCCTGCTTATGCATCCAACTGCTTCCCAGGTATGCACCTGCCAGGGATTTTACCTTTCTGTATACTGTAGGTCTCAGGCTAAAACCATAAACaggcaaaccaaaacaaaacaaactaaccaaccaaatgaaaaatctccacaaaaatccccaagccaaaacaaaacaaaacaaaactaaactaaacaaaacaaaactaaacaaaacaaaactaaactaaactgaactaaactaaactaaactaaactaacaacaacaaaaaaccccaaacatcaaCCTCCCCCCACCAAACCAAATCCAAAGTAGGTGGAGAATCCTGTTTCCATAATGTCTCTCCTTTGACACAAGACAGTTTagatttcttttgaaatgtaaaGGAAAACATACATTCTAGGTAACAAGATTCAATTCTCACCTGAATAAATAAGAAAGAAGGACATTTTAGTGTGGGGAGAATCTGTCCCTTACTCTTAAGCAAAAAAATTGGTACCTTACTTTCCTGGAAACATCACTTCTGTTTATGGTATCACAGTCACTCCTGACTCGGCCAAATAACAGCTCCTTGTCTGCCGAGGAATACAGCCATGATTCTCAGGTATTTCGGTGTGTGGAGATAAGCAGGTGAAAAGGAGCACAAGCCATCTCCTCTGAGCTCCTGCTGTTTATGGGAACAGATACGGGCCTTGGGGATGTGAAAAACGGGGTTCACTCTTAGCAAAATTTTaaggaaagtttaataaaagggacaattaggagacaacagcaaaaagggCACTACGgccgggtgctttggcagagatccaaaggcacacacctctacatccaaaagatcctctttaaaagtacatctcttattgcatattcaccacaatcatgcatgattcataaattctttggagtttctgtgtatcatcccatcagccttatcttcctccttggctccgttccgtctctgctccctccataaattcttctctctgggTTCAggtcttcttctttctctgctaagatactccaggaatgtgaaggctttctctgcctatcttttctaaattgactacataaacaatagacattctatatcatGTATTACTTGCAGaacctaggtaaagtttttctgtcattaaagaacatgaaaaaaaagccaacatcacaacaCATTCATAATATTCCTGGGAAGGAATTGTGTGCACAGACACAGTAGGATTGCTTCTGTCTCCTGTAATTACTCCAATCAAATGATGGCCAGAGCTTTTAGGCAGAAAGCACTGTGACAATAATTTACAGTATTCCCCAAACTACCCCtgtggttttgattttcttaCTGATTAGGTTCAGTGTCTGGCCTCAAGAAATCAGTCCAAAAAGAACAGGCGAACCTCAGCTTGCAAGTCAGAGTGCCAGTCTTTCAGCTGTCCTTTATGCAGTATGTGCAAACAGCTTTTCAacatatttgcaaaaaaaatctattagtTCTTTCTATACCTATCCAGAACCtgactgttggggttttaggagctctccctcggttctttttttctcttgaagaattttccccatccaGGTTGCcagggtgcttaagaaaaacaaaagacctggccacagggggagggaggggtccgtctggctactctctttcacctgggcttCTGGGCTGTTAGTTCCCAGCATTTGGATGGAgggagaggctggaaggaatttgTCAGCACTGGAGACTTCTGCTTCttcggctgccttccttctaccggagaaaccctgggatcccaagcccgctttccctgccccgctgggagccgggctgcggccgccctgcccccgccgttgCTTGGAGCCTTCGCTGCTCTGTAGCCCCGCGCGCCCtgtgtcacgatccgctaatgcaagcgggggtcgtgatggttcgtttctcgatctcagagtgtaaaaggacacaagagatttcagttttaatcaaaacagtgcacctttattaagtgcccacaacacagtaatgcaatagaagagagaaagagagagataaagaaacacaaagtagagagg belongs to Aphelocoma coerulescens isolate FSJ_1873_10779 chromosome Z unlocalized genomic scaffold, UR_Acoe_1.0 ChrZ_unloc_scaf_1, whole genome shotgun sequence and includes:
- the LOC138103942 gene encoding SH3 and multiple ankyrin repeat domains protein 1-like — protein: MAELPLPAGLDARTFPAKLWRLANSPRVRSVRWDSQGQGLLIDRALFEQELLSPAGPHGAGREGAAMSPDAFKATRFRSFLCQLSRYGFHEAAGRVGAAVPGDAGACLHYRNPWFRRDRPHLLLCIRRCTRAKRQRPAAGREERRRPRSRFQEPRRAAPSRQNLAAASPEGSELPPGPSRRSAGAQESGASPAPPKKVSATSRLPGASSEEPSIALIRKFHLRKLTVPLVRVDLKRRPELMVRLVCIDHQATSRALCESSSCTSSEQHTPARSPSAPSRQNLAAASPAVSELPPGPSSTSAGAQEPTPGHPAPSAPAGSAGWAAWTASSWAWNSPGEEELPPLDVDLVLETLEEMLSSSLPERSPLAQDNSGGEAVRKAAAEGALTGTESCRNSSLEPEEPDIHLIYLSRRAALRGEKRPRESL